The following nucleotide sequence is from uncultured Draconibacterium sp..
AGAGATGGAAATGGAAGTGGCAAAACCCATCGAAGAAGCCGTAATGATGGTGGAAGGCGTACAACGTGTGCGCTCGTCAATCAGTCGCGGTTCTGCTGAGATTAACATCGATTTTCAATGGAATGCCGACATGTTTCAGGCGTATCAACTGGTGCAGGCTCAGGTAAGTGGAATTCAAAGTGAACTTCCTGCCGGAGTAACACTTGAAGTGCGCCGGTTTACCACCAGTACTTATCCGGTGGCCGGTTACAGTCTTTATTCCGATAAAGAAGATTTGCTTCAGTTGCGCGATTTGGCTGTTTACACGCTGCGTCCGCAACTGGCAGCTATTCCGGGCGTGTACAATGTGGAAGTGATGGGCGGCAAAGAGCGTGAATTCAGGGTTGAGCTTGATGCTGATAAACTGGCTGCTTACCAGATGGATTACAACGAAATTGCCCGCGCGATTCAGGAAAATAACTCACTTAATTATGTGGGGCGACTGGAAGAGTTCAACAAACTCTACCTGAACATTGCCGATAATCGCTACCAAAAAATGAGCGGAATCGAAAATACGATTATCCGCAATCAAGGTGAAACGCTTGTTCGTTTAAAAGATGTTGGGAAAGTGGTTTCGAGCGTTAAAGAAACTTTTATTGCCTGCGAAAGCAATCAACATCCCGCAGTGCTGGTTACCATCATCAAACAACCCGGTACGAATGCAGTGTCGATTATGAAAGCGGTGGATGAAAAACTGGCCGAACTACGACCGGTTTTGCCGGAAGATGTGAGTATGAGCAAGTGGTACGACATGACCCGCTTTATCCGTTCTTCCATCAAGAATGTAAGAGACTCTATCCTCATTGGAGCTTTTCTGACTATGCTGATTTTACTCATTTTTTTACGTCGCCTGCGGATTACATTGGTTACTGCCATTATTATTCCGGTGGCCGTATTACTTTCTTTTATTTTTATCAAAATCACCGGGATGAACCTCAGCGTAATGAGCCTGGGAGGTTTGGCTGCTGCCATCGGTATTTTGGTTGATAATGCCATTGTTGTGGTCGAAAATATCGAACGCCATCTTGAAATGGGGAAAACACGGAAGCAGGCAGTTATGGAAGCAACCGGCGAAATTATTGCTCCTTTGCTCAGTGCTACTCTAACGACGCTGGTCGTTCTCGTTCCTCTTGTATTTTTAACCGGTGTTCCGGGAATATTTTTCAAGGCGTTGGCTTTAACGTTAACACTCGCTATTGTAGCGTCGATGTTACTGGCTGTTTTTTTGACGCCTGCAGTGGCAGTAACATTTATCTCCACTAAAAAACGTAAACCGGGAAAAATGATGGCGCGGATTGTAAACGCACATCAGAAAACACTAAAATTCGGACTAAAAAGACCAGTTACAGCCTATTTGCTGATTGTTGTTACAGTTGTGGCAAGTATTTATCTTTTTAAAAGAATTCCCAGCGGATTTCTGCCGTTGTGGGACGAAGGAACGATTGTTCTCGATTACCTTGCCCCGCCGGGAAGTTCGGTTGAGGGTACGCGTACCATGTTAAAAACAATCACCGATTATCTGCCTTCTATTCCAGAGGTGGAAGATTATTCACTTCGGACGGGGAGGAGTCTTGCGCACCCAAGAACGCACGCCAACGACGGTGATTTTGTAATCAATCTGAAACAGGATCGAAACCGTTCGGCATTTGAAATAATGGACGAGCTGCGTAATTTGATCGAGCAAAAAGAGCCGAATTTATCGCCTGAAATATTTCAGGTTTTGCCCGACCGTCTGAACGATTTAAGCGGGGAGATCGCGCCGGTAGTTGTAAAAGTTTATGGTAAAAATCTGGAAACCATTCAACAGGTTGCCGCCGGCATTGCCGATTCTCTGGAAAATATTGATGGCGTTGTGGATATTTACCCCGGATTTGAAGCCGGTGAACCGGAACTCACCATTCGTATAAAACCAGAAGTAGTCGCCCGTTTTGGCCTGACTCCGCAAACCGTAAACGATGCCATTTATATGGCGCTGTGGGGAACCGAAGCAACCCGCGTTATGGAAGGAATAAAACTAATTCCGGTACGAATGCGCTATCCATATAAGTATGCTTCTCATTTTGAACAGATAGAAACATTGCCCCTGTATTTCCCTGAAATAAAACGAACGGTAGCCTTAAACGAAATTGCGGATGTAAAAAAAGTGCCCGGGAAAACCGACATAGAACACGAAAACCTGAGCCAGGTAGTAAATATCGAAGCACAGATTTCGGGGCGTGATTTGGGAAGTACTGCAGCTGATATTCAACAACTTTTACACGATCAGCATTTGCCACCGGGTGTAACGGTACAATTAAGCGGTCAGTACGAAAGCCAGCAACAGGCTTTTAGTGAATTACTGTTAATTCTGATCCTGGCAGTTCTGATCATTTTTATTATCCTGCTTTTCGAATTTAAAACTTTTCGAACAGCGCTGGCTATACTTATAGGGACATCGCTTTCGGTGAGTGGCGTATTTTTGTTCCTCTGGCTTTCGGATACAACACTCGACATTTCAGCGTTTATGGGAATGATCATGATAATTGGCGTTGTGGTGAACAACGGAATATTACTGATCGACTACACCGAAAAATATTTAAAAGAAAATCCTGTTATTTCAGAGGCACTGCTAATGGCCAGCCGGATTCGTTTACGTCCTATTTTAATGACCACTTTATCGAGTATTTTTGGTTTTATTCCACTTGCTTTTACTATTGGCGAAGGCGCCGAAATGCTGAAACCTCTTGCCATTTCGATGATCGGAGGGATGAGTCTTTCAATGATTTTTTCGTTGTTTGTGATACCGGTTTTGTACCAGTCTTTTAATGGAAAAAAAGTAAATGGGGAAAATAGTTCGAACGCTTCGGGAATGGTTTGAAGATTAATGATGAATTTCACAATTGCTAATTTTATGTCATCCCCGAGAATGTGAATCTTTAGATTTTCTTCAGAATAAGTACTATGTTTGTTTTTCGAAGAAGTAAGGTCTGGACGAATTTTCGGAACAAATGGATCGCAAAAAAAGGCATGCAATTTTTATTAAAACAATACAAGTATTGGCTTGTTTAAAGTTGGAAATTATAGCTTTGTGTATATAAAATTAGGAGATGAAATATTTTTTATTAATTCTGTTGTTTAGCGTTTTATTGTTTTTTTCGTTTTTGGGAGGTACAAGTGTTTTTCAACGTGCAGAAGCAAGAAATGCTGAATGTGCACGCGAAATGATGCAAAATAGGGAATGGATTGTTCCAACTTTTAACGGTGAACTTCGGACGGATAAACCGGCAATGGAATATTACGGAATGATTGCGGGGTATTATTTGTTAGGAACAAACGAGGCTGGTGCCCGGTTTTTCTCGGCTTTGTGCGGTTTATTGGTTGTATTGGCAACTTTCTGGATTGCACGACGCCACTGGAGTGAAAAAGCTGCCTGGTGGTCGGCTTTAGTTATGCTGGCCTCACTGCATCTTATCATCCAGTTTCGGCTGGCCACCCCTGATCCGTATCTTATTTTTTGTCATACGCTTTCCATTTACTTTTTTTATGAGGGCTGGCATTCGCGTCGGTGGAAGTGGTTTGGTTTGATGTATATTTTCCTGGGATTAGGAATTTTTGCCAAAGGACCGGTTGGCTTGATGTTGCCGGGACTGACAGGTTTGCTTTTTATGCTGGTTACAAAAACACTTACATGGAAACGGATTGTGGAACTAAAACCGTGGTGGGGAATCTTACTAGTTGCGGTTGTAGCTTTACCCTGGTACTATGCGGTGCATGTAAAAACCGGTGGAGAATGGACACAAATATTCTTTTTCGAGCATAATTTAAATCGGTTTGATTCCGGCATAAGTGGGCATCACGGACCGTTTGTAATGCCTTTTATTTTCGTACTGGCAGGTTTGCTTCCATTTTCTGTATTCGCGGTTCGTGCTTTTAAAGAAACGTGGCGACAACGAAAAAACAATCCGTTGATGGTGATGGCCGCTTTGTCAACATTAGTGGTTGTCGGTTTTTATGCGGTATCACAAACCAAGTTGATAAATTATACTTCGCCTGCTTATCCTTTTTTGAGCTTGATGATTGGGAGTACTATTGCAGGACTAAGTAATCACCCGGAATCGCTTCGTAAAACGAAAATTGAAACTTATATAATGGTGTTTTTGGCCATATTAATACCAATTGCAGTATTCTTTTTATGAATAATTCTCCGTTACAAAATGTTCGTTGGGTCGCCTGGTTTATGGTTACGCTGCCCATTGGAGGAGTTGTTGCTTTGGTGCTTAGAAAAAAATCTTCAGAGTATGGATTGCTTGCTATTGCTACTGCTTTTATGGTAACTACATGTATAATTTTTTGGAAGCCTTTTCAGGTTTTGGATGATCAATCACCTGTTCAAAAATATAAGGAAATAGTAAGTGCGCATAAGGAAGTAGTTGCCTACAAAGATTTCCATCATGCGTTTGCTTTCTATTCGCCAACAAGAATTCCTGTTTTTCAAGACGAGCAGAATTTAATAGATTACCTGGCTAATCATGAAGATGTAGTGGTATTGAGTAGAAACCATGATTTGAGTTACATGGATGAAATTCCGGAATTGGAGTGCATTGGTATTGGCCGGGACTTATTTAGCCGAAAGTCGACAGGAGTATATCTAAAGCACTAGACTGATTTCGACAACTTATTCGGTTATTATTTCTTCATCTTTTTAAACCACATGTATTCGCCTTTATGGTAATACTGGTCTTTTAATTCCGGATTTTGCTCTAATTCGTCAGATGTATATGGCTTATGAGGAACAAGTACGTCGTCTCCTGGCTGCCAGTTCATTGGTGTAAGCACATTCTCATTTTGTGTAAGTTGTAATGCTTCAACTGTTCGCAGTATTTCATCCATATTTCGTCCAACATTCATCGGGTAAAAAGAAATGGCCTGAATAATATTGTCCGGGTCAATAATAAATATACCTCTAACATCTCTTTTGTCGTTCATCGAATGGTGCAACATCCCGTACTTTTTCGATACTTCTCCCGAAAGATCAGCTACAATAGGGTATTCAATTTTTGTGGTTGTACCTTCCTCCTTTAGCACCCTCTCCATAAATTTTTTCCACAATAAATGTCTGTCGATTTCATCAATTGAAACAACGGCTACTTTTACTCCCAGGGCATTCAGCTTTTCCTGATTGCGGGCAAGACCACACAACTCTGAAGTACAAACAGCCGTAAAATCCAGCGGATGGCTGAATAATATTTTCCAGCTGGTGCCAAAATCCTCCGGAAAGTTCAATATTCCATTTGTCGATTTTTCGGAAAATGAGGGTGCTTTATCCCCAATTAAAGGAATACTTGTTCGTTTTGACCAGCTTGTTATCGAAATAAGTACAATCAGAAAAGTTAATGCAAGTTGTTTCATGTTCTAAAAAGTTTACACATTGATTGTGTTATTCTTCAATAACATATTTATGAAATGAAGGTTTGTTAACGGGGTGTTATTTTCTATAATTATTGAATATCAGTGTGTTATTTTGTAACTTGTTTCGTAAACCAAAAATTAACGGCCATAAAAAAGTATTTAATCACCGGATTATTTTTTTTGTTGTTGGTAGTTGCCGGCAATGCTCAACGATCTTACTCTGTAAGAAATCTGCAACAACTTTCGAGTGAGGAACTTAATCTGTATTATCAAAAAGCGATGAACCTGGAACGAATGGGCGAAACGTTGGCTTTAACCGGGGCAGCTGCAGGGTTATTGGGAATTTTGGGAGGAGCCACACTAAACGACGACTGTTCGTCGGGAGGTAGAGGTATAATGTGCATTACGGTGGCTACGTTGATGGCCGGGGGAGTCGCAGCCACAATAATCGGATTTACGATGTACATGACCGGAATATCACGAATAGATAGAATACGCAAAGTCCAGTTCTCTAATTCCTTTCAGTTGGAAATAATTCCGGGTGGATTCTATTGTTCGTATCCACAAAGCTCCCCAGCCGGAATAACACTCCGAATAAGCTTTTAAAGCAAGAGATGTAAAGCCAAAGAATAAATAATTCTAGTTGTTAATAATATCATTAAACTGATCAACCGGCAATAGTATCTCCCAATATCATCAACTCTTCTAAAAGTGAAGCAATCGATAGATCCACAAAATCTCCAATTACGTCGATAAACGGATTCTGCAGATCGTAGTAATTATCGATTGTATCATTTGCAGGCACTCATAATTTTTTGGCTGCCGATAATTTTGCCACTCGTGTGAATTACAATCAAATTCAACGCTCGTTATAGTTTTAGCAGGCATATTTGTGCCGTTCGCAGGTTTGTTTTTATTTTTATGAAATACACACCTGTTGAGAGAAATGAAATATCAAAATAGGAGGTAGTTGCCGCCTGCTTATTTATCAGCATTTCCCCTGTGGCCGCGAATACTATTAACTCATCAATTGTTTCATTTTGATTTAATTGCACTGTAAATCCTGTATTTGCAGGATTTGGATAGATAAGAATTCCGTTCTTGGTTTCCTCCTCCGAAACAGCATTGAAATTTTCCACAGTGACGAACATGGTGTCTGTCGAATAACAAGCGCTTTCATTGAAAACTTTTACCCAAACCGGATGGATGCCCAGTCCGAGTTCGCTGGCAACAATTGTAAGATCGGCTTCGGTTGTGCCATCGCACCAAATAATTGAACAATCCGAGTTTGGAATACTAAGGGATATGGAATCTTCAATTCCCAAAACCTGATCAGGACCAAGATCAACTTCTGCTTTTTCGTAAACAACAACCTGAACTTCAATGTCTCCAATACAACCGTTTTCTGTAAGAGTATAAATTAGAGAATACGTTCCCGGCCCTGCAACCAACGGATCAAAATATAGTCCGGACACGCCAGCTC
It contains:
- a CDS encoding redoxin domain-containing protein, whose product is MKQLALTFLIVLISITSWSKRTSIPLIGDKAPSFSEKSTNGILNFPEDFGTSWKILFSHPLDFTAVCTSELCGLARNQEKLNALGVKVAVVSIDEIDRHLLWKKFMERVLKEEGTTTKIEYPIVADLSGEVSKKYGMLHHSMNDKRDVRGIFIIDPDNIIQAISFYPMNVGRNMDEILRTVEALQLTQNENVLTPMNWQPGDDVLVPHKPYTSDELEQNPELKDQYYHKGEYMWFKKMKK
- a CDS encoding glycosyltransferase family 39 protein is translated as MKYFLLILLFSVLLFFSFLGGTSVFQRAEARNAECAREMMQNREWIVPTFNGELRTDKPAMEYYGMIAGYYLLGTNEAGARFFSALCGLLVVLATFWIARRHWSEKAAWWSALVMLASLHLIIQFRLATPDPYLIFCHTLSIYFFYEGWHSRRWKWFGLMYIFLGLGIFAKGPVGLMLPGLTGLLFMLVTKTLTWKRIVELKPWWGILLVAVVALPWYYAVHVKTGGEWTQIFFFEHNLNRFDSGISGHHGPFVMPFIFVLAGLLPFSVFAVRAFKETWRQRKNNPLMVMAALSTLVVVGFYAVSQTKLINYTSPAYPFLSLMIGSTIAGLSNHPESLRKTKIETYIMVFLAILIPIAVFFL
- a CDS encoding efflux RND transporter permease subunit, giving the protein MNKIASFTVNNRRALIFIFFFLSATGFYLVNKIPQGVFPDATFPRIAVMVDYGLTPIKEMEMEVAKPIEEAVMMVEGVQRVRSSISRGSAEINIDFQWNADMFQAYQLVQAQVSGIQSELPAGVTLEVRRFTTSTYPVAGYSLYSDKEDLLQLRDLAVYTLRPQLAAIPGVYNVEVMGGKEREFRVELDADKLAAYQMDYNEIARAIQENNSLNYVGRLEEFNKLYLNIADNRYQKMSGIENTIIRNQGETLVRLKDVGKVVSSVKETFIACESNQHPAVLVTIIKQPGTNAVSIMKAVDEKLAELRPVLPEDVSMSKWYDMTRFIRSSIKNVRDSILIGAFLTMLILLIFLRRLRITLVTAIIIPVAVLLSFIFIKITGMNLSVMSLGGLAAAIGILVDNAIVVVENIERHLEMGKTRKQAVMEATGEIIAPLLSATLTTLVVLVPLVFLTGVPGIFFKALALTLTLAIVASMLLAVFLTPAVAVTFISTKKRKPGKMMARIVNAHQKTLKFGLKRPVTAYLLIVVTVVASIYLFKRIPSGFLPLWDEGTIVLDYLAPPGSSVEGTRTMLKTITDYLPSIPEVEDYSLRTGRSLAHPRTHANDGDFVINLKQDRNRSAFEIMDELRNLIEQKEPNLSPEIFQVLPDRLNDLSGEIAPVVVKVYGKNLETIQQVAAGIADSLENIDGVVDIYPGFEAGEPELTIRIKPEVVARFGLTPQTVNDAIYMALWGTEATRVMEGIKLIPVRMRYPYKYASHFEQIETLPLYFPEIKRTVALNEIADVKKVPGKTDIEHENLSQVVNIEAQISGRDLGSTAADIQQLLHDQHLPPGVTVQLSGQYESQQQAFSELLLILILAVLIIFIILLFEFKTFRTALAILIGTSLSVSGVFLFLWLSDTTLDISAFMGMIMIIGVVVNNGILLIDYTEKYLKENPVISEALLMASRIRLRPILMTTLSSIFGFIPLAFTIGEGAEMLKPLAISMIGGMSLSMIFSLFVIPVLYQSFNGKKVNGENSSNASGMV